A genomic region of Procambarus clarkii isolate CNS0578487 chromosome 88, FALCON_Pclarkii_2.0, whole genome shotgun sequence contains the following coding sequences:
- the LOC123745852 gene encoding uncharacterized protein isoform X6 — translation MCGSGPRRLQMMTATTHQLLLLLLLGTLLPVQYGESIQVLEFQKDGVASLSTMAVYRGKLDRAWRMASLSLCCRFKLFFLHTRATVLQLGDTVDDRGFQFRAELWLDRVRIVLAHRWQFQLLHTKLRTFRWYQLCLTYDHLEHAYNTFMNGELVYELTYNVEGEIYGDNARLGQGDLPSESFSGALSQVNMWDSVLSRNAIASMAACKSDLQGNYISWEAGWELHNVTEYDASVESFCQPSTYTNYFGFPELPQAHAFYICEALGSHLPLPTTMKEVTFWYNLSYQVWPHQDNLTLCSDFLWSSITDANHDGTWVTHYDNALAPTVAWKVGEPNGLVYENCAVIEKLGLSDIVCATSKWCAICEFSDLHVFTLLGTCELEEHNLNFIAYQEGLGDLYFKGYGAYHIKKVEGEWLWINVVENKTLARLDVDAPFNMPMGRRVWHLESPVCNQREGPRTLVLTPCGPDSYSCDDATCIPHQNRCDQKYDCLDHSDEVACEIIGKPEDYKEDIPPLPGSDKVGTSLPITVNVTIESITIHTTQMTMQMSYKIQMIWFDNRVVYRNLKTNETFNKVNYTSMLSLWLPTLRFVGTEGHRHTTVDQEASLHVQRLRPPNRRDNTVPREVDLFSGEENSLILSRKYTTAFTCDFDLVLYPFDVQYCDMRFRMLSGSKDYLIFEEAASSATYHGSTLLLEYEIKQPKLFYDNSKEFSEMLVEITLHRRAGYAILNIYTPSLILLMISYVTLFFRPHVLEARIMTTLTALLVLATLFAQASETLPKTSYGKMVDVWLLFCIVMSFIIIIFHTMIDQSLNKAEVFPPAAPTKVCPPLVNSLTPPDTTSLTVSSKSLILISRSSLIVIFAVFNIIYWSYIFG, via the exons ATGTGTGGTTCGGGACCCCGGAGGCTGCAGATGATGACCGCCAcaacacaccagctgctgctgctcctgctgctgggaACGTTACTTCCTGTCCAGT ACGGGGAGAGCATCCAGGTGCTGGAGTTCCAGAAGGATGGAGTGGCGAGTCTGTCAACAATGGCGGTGTACAGAGGCAAGTTGGACCGGGCCTGGAGGATGGCCTCCCTGAGCCTCTGCTGCCGCTTCAAGCTCTTCTTCctacacaccagagccaccgtaCTCCAGCTCGGGGACACAGTCGACGACCGAGGATTCCAGTTCAGGGCCG AGTTATGGCTGGACCGCGTGAGGATTGTCTTGGCCCACCGCTGGCAGTTCCAACTTCTCCACACCAAGCTCAGGACCTTCAG gtggtACCAGCTGTGCCTCACCTACGACCACCTGGAGCACGCTTACAACACCTTCATGAACGGGGAGCTGGTCTACGAACTCACCTACAACGTGGAGGGTGAGATCTATGGCGACAACGCTCGGCTCGGCCAGGGGGACCTCCCTAGTGAGAGCTTCAGTGGCGCACTTTCCCAG GTAAATATGTGGGACTCTGTACTGAGCAGGAACGCCATAGCTAGCATGGCTGCGTGTAAGAGCGATCTTCAGGGTAACTACATCTCCTGGGAGGCCGGGTGGGAACTTCATAACGTCACAGAGTACGACGCCTCTGTGGAGTCCTTCTGCCAGCCCAGTACATACACGAATTACTTTGGGTTCCCTGAATTGCCACAGGCTCACGCCTTTTATATATGTGAGGCATTGGGCTCTCATCTGCCTCTGCCAACCACAATGAAAGAGGTGACCTTCTGGTACAACCTTTCGTACCAAGTGTGGCCTCATCAGGACAACTTGACCTTGTGCAGTGACTTCCTGTGGTCTTCCATCACTGATGCCAACCACGACGGGACTTGGGTCACTCACTACGATAACGCCCTCGCTCCTACCGTGGCCTGGAAAGTTGGCGAGCCCAACGGCTTGGTCTATGAGAATTGCGCCGTGATTGAAAAACTCGGCTTGTCGGATATTGTCTGTGCCACGAGCAAATGGTGCGCGATATGTGAATTTTCTGATCTGCATGTCTTCACCTTGTTAGGTACTTGTGAGCTAGAAGAACACAACCTCAACTTCATCGCCTACCAGGAAGGTCTGGGAGATCTTTATTTCAAGGGATATGGAGCGTACCACATAAAGAAGGTGGAGGGAGAATGGTTGTGGATCAACGTGGTAGAGAACAAGACTCTGGCCAGACTAGACGTCGACGCGCCCTTCAACATGCCCATGGGCCGTCGGGTCTGGCACCTCGAGTCACCAGTGTGTAACCAACGAGAAGGTCCGCGGACCCTGGTGCTCACGCCTTGCGGACCGGACAGTTACTCTTGTGATGACGCCACCTGCATCCCTCACCAGAATCGATGCGACCAAAAATACGACTGTCTGGACCACAGTGATGAGGTCGCCTGTGAGATCATTGGAAAGCCTGAGGATTACAAGGAAGATATACCTCCACTGCCGGGCAGTGATAAAGTGGGCACGAGTCTACCAATAACTGTCAACGTGACAATCGAGTCCATCACCATCCATACCACCCAAATGACCATGCAAATGTCATACAAGATTCAGATGATTTGGTTTGACAATCGTGTCGTTTATCGTAACCTGAAGACTAACGAGACCTTCAACAAGGTGAATTACACGAGCATGTTGAGCCTCTGGTTACCGACCTTGAGGTTCGTCGGTACAGAGGGACATCGACACACGACGGTAGACCAAGAAGCCTCACTACACGTCCAGCGACTTCGCCCTCCGAACCGAAGGGACAACACCGTCCCCCGCGAAG TGGACCTGTTCTCTGGTGAGGAGAACTCTCTGATCCTCTCCAGGAAGTACACCACCGCCTTCACCTGTGACTTCGACCTGGTGCTCTACCCTTTCGACGTCCAGTACTGCGACATGCGCTTCCGAATGCTTTCCGGCTCCAAGGACTACCTCATTTTCGAGGAGGCGGCATCCTCCGCCACCTACCATGGCAGTACCCTGCTGCTGGAGTACGAG ATCAAGCAGCCAAAGCTTTTCTACGACAACAGTAAAGAGTTCAGTGAGATGCTGGTTGAGATCACACTCCACAGACGCGCCGGTTATGCCATCCTGAACATCTACACGCCCTCCTTGATCCTCCTAATGATCAGCTATGTCACTCTCTTCTTCCGTCCCCACGTCCTTGAGGCGCGCATCATGACCACCCTCACAGCCCTCCTGGTCTTGGCTACACTCTTCGCACAG GCCTCTGAGACGCTGCCCAAGACGTCGTACGGCAAGATGGTGGACGTGTGGCTCCTCTTCTGCATCGTCATGAGCTTCATTATAATCATCTTCCACACCATGATTGACCAAAGCCTCAACAAAGCCGAAGTGTTCCCTCCTGCAGCGCCGACGAAGGTGTGCCCGCCTCTCGTCAACAGCCTCACTCCACCCGACACCACCAGCCTAACCGTCTCCTCCAAGAGCCTCATCCTTATCTCTCGCTCTAGCCTCATCGTCATCTTTGCTGTCTTCAATATTATCTATTGGTCGTATATATTTGGGTAA
- the LOC123745852 gene encoding uncharacterized protein isoform X3, translating into MCGSGPRRLQMMTATTHQLLLLLLLGTLLPVQYGESIQVLEFQKDGVASLSTMAVYRGKLDRAWRMASLSLCCRFKLFFLHTRATVLQLGDTVDDRGFQFRAELWLDRVRIVLAHRWQFQLLHTKLRTFRWYQLCLTYDHLEHAYNTFMNGELVYELTYNVEGEIYGDNARLGQGDLPSESFSGALSQVNMWDSVLSRNAIASMAACKSDLQGNYISWEAGWELHNVTEYDASVESFCQPSTYTNYFGFPELPQAHAFYICEALGSHLPLPTTMKEVTFWYNLSYQVWPHQDNLTLCSDFLWSSITDANHDGTWVTHYDNALAPTVAWKVGEPNGLVYENCAVIEKLGLSDIVCATSKWCAICEFSDLHVFTLLGTCELEEHNLNFIAYQEGLGDLYFKGYGAYHIKKVEGEWLWINVVENKTLARLDVDAPFNMPMGRRVWHLESPVCNQREGPRTLVLTPCGPDSYSCDDATCIPHQNRCDQKYDCLDHSDEVACEIIGKPEDYKEDIPPLPGSDKVGTSLPITVNVTIESITIHTTQMTMQMSYKIQMIWFDNRVVYRNLKTNETFNKVNYTSMLSLWLPTLRFVGTEGHRHTTVDQEASLHVQRLRPPNRRDNTVPREVDLFSGEENSLILSRKYTTAFTCDFDLVLYPFDVQYCDMRFRMLSGSKDYLIFEEAASSATYHGSTLLLEYEVCGYTFPDVVDTSEDKDNQEQIKQPKLFYDNSKEFSEMLVEITLHRRAGYAILNIYTPSLILLMISYVTLFFRPHVLEARIMTTLTALLVLATLFAQASETLPKTSYGKMVDVWLLFCIVMSFIIIIFHTMIDQSLNKAEVFPPAAPTKVCPPLVNSLTPPDTTSLTVSSKSLILISRSSLIVIFAVFNIIYWSYIFG; encoded by the exons ATGTGTGGTTCGGGACCCCGGAGGCTGCAGATGATGACCGCCAcaacacaccagctgctgctgctcctgctgctgggaACGTTACTTCCTGTCCAGT ACGGGGAGAGCATCCAGGTGCTGGAGTTCCAGAAGGATGGAGTGGCGAGTCTGTCAACAATGGCGGTGTACAGAGGCAAGTTGGACCGGGCCTGGAGGATGGCCTCCCTGAGCCTCTGCTGCCGCTTCAAGCTCTTCTTCctacacaccagagccaccgtaCTCCAGCTCGGGGACACAGTCGACGACCGAGGATTCCAGTTCAGGGCCG AGTTATGGCTGGACCGCGTGAGGATTGTCTTGGCCCACCGCTGGCAGTTCCAACTTCTCCACACCAAGCTCAGGACCTTCAG gtggtACCAGCTGTGCCTCACCTACGACCACCTGGAGCACGCTTACAACACCTTCATGAACGGGGAGCTGGTCTACGAACTCACCTACAACGTGGAGGGTGAGATCTATGGCGACAACGCTCGGCTCGGCCAGGGGGACCTCCCTAGTGAGAGCTTCAGTGGCGCACTTTCCCAG GTAAATATGTGGGACTCTGTACTGAGCAGGAACGCCATAGCTAGCATGGCTGCGTGTAAGAGCGATCTTCAGGGTAACTACATCTCCTGGGAGGCCGGGTGGGAACTTCATAACGTCACAGAGTACGACGCCTCTGTGGAGTCCTTCTGCCAGCCCAGTACATACACGAATTACTTTGGGTTCCCTGAATTGCCACAGGCTCACGCCTTTTATATATGTGAGGCATTGGGCTCTCATCTGCCTCTGCCAACCACAATGAAAGAGGTGACCTTCTGGTACAACCTTTCGTACCAAGTGTGGCCTCATCAGGACAACTTGACCTTGTGCAGTGACTTCCTGTGGTCTTCCATCACTGATGCCAACCACGACGGGACTTGGGTCACTCACTACGATAACGCCCTCGCTCCTACCGTGGCCTGGAAAGTTGGCGAGCCCAACGGCTTGGTCTATGAGAATTGCGCCGTGATTGAAAAACTCGGCTTGTCGGATATTGTCTGTGCCACGAGCAAATGGTGCGCGATATGTGAATTTTCTGATCTGCATGTCTTCACCTTGTTAGGTACTTGTGAGCTAGAAGAACACAACCTCAACTTCATCGCCTACCAGGAAGGTCTGGGAGATCTTTATTTCAAGGGATATGGAGCGTACCACATAAAGAAGGTGGAGGGAGAATGGTTGTGGATCAACGTGGTAGAGAACAAGACTCTGGCCAGACTAGACGTCGACGCGCCCTTCAACATGCCCATGGGCCGTCGGGTCTGGCACCTCGAGTCACCAGTGTGTAACCAACGAGAAGGTCCGCGGACCCTGGTGCTCACGCCTTGCGGACCGGACAGTTACTCTTGTGATGACGCCACCTGCATCCCTCACCAGAATCGATGCGACCAAAAATACGACTGTCTGGACCACAGTGATGAGGTCGCCTGTGAGATCATTGGAAAGCCTGAGGATTACAAGGAAGATATACCTCCACTGCCGGGCAGTGATAAAGTGGGCACGAGTCTACCAATAACTGTCAACGTGACAATCGAGTCCATCACCATCCATACCACCCAAATGACCATGCAAATGTCATACAAGATTCAGATGATTTGGTTTGACAATCGTGTCGTTTATCGTAACCTGAAGACTAACGAGACCTTCAACAAGGTGAATTACACGAGCATGTTGAGCCTCTGGTTACCGACCTTGAGGTTCGTCGGTACAGAGGGACATCGACACACGACGGTAGACCAAGAAGCCTCACTACACGTCCAGCGACTTCGCCCTCCGAACCGAAGGGACAACACCGTCCCCCGCGAAG TGGACCTGTTCTCTGGTGAGGAGAACTCTCTGATCCTCTCCAGGAAGTACACCACCGCCTTCACCTGTGACTTCGACCTGGTGCTCTACCCTTTCGACGTCCAGTACTGCGACATGCGCTTCCGAATGCTTTCCGGCTCCAAGGACTACCTCATTTTCGAGGAGGCGGCATCCTCCGCCACCTACCATGGCAGTACCCTGCTGCTGGAGTACGAGGTCTGTGGATACACATTTCCAGATGTTGTAGACACTTCTGAAGATAAGGATAATcaagaa CAGATCAAGCAGCCAAAGCTTTTCTACGACAACAGTAAAGAGTTCAGTGAGATGCTGGTTGAGATCACACTCCACAGACGCGCCGGTTATGCCATCCTGAACATCTACACGCCCTCCTTGATCCTCCTAATGATCAGCTATGTCACTCTCTTCTTCCGTCCCCACGTCCTTGAGGCGCGCATCATGACCACCCTCACAGCCCTCCTGGTCTTGGCTACACTCTTCGCACAG GCCTCTGAGACGCTGCCCAAGACGTCGTACGGCAAGATGGTGGACGTGTGGCTCCTCTTCTGCATCGTCATGAGCTTCATTATAATCATCTTCCACACCATGATTGACCAAAGCCTCAACAAAGCCGAAGTGTTCCCTCCTGCAGCGCCGACGAAGGTGTGCCCGCCTCTCGTCAACAGCCTCACTCCACCCGACACCACCAGCCTAACCGTCTCCTCCAAGAGCCTCATCCTTATCTCTCGCTCTAGCCTCATCGTCATCTTTGCTGTCTTCAATATTATCTATTGGTCGTATATATTTGGGTAA
- the LOC123745852 gene encoding uncharacterized protein isoform X7: protein MAVYRGKLDRAWRMASLSLCCRFKLFFLHTRATVLQLGDTVDDRGFQFRAELWLDRVRIVLAHRWQFQLLHTKLRTFRWYQLCLTYDHLEHAYNTFMNGELVYELTYNVEGEIYGDNARLGQGDLPSESFSGALSQVNMWDSVLSRNAIASMAACKSDLQGNYISWEAGWELHNVTEYDASVESFCQPSTYTNYFGFPELPQAHAFYICEALGSHLPLPTTMKEVTFWYNLSYQVWPHQDNLTLCSDFLWSSITDANHDGTWVTHYDNALAPTVAWKVGEPNGLVYENCAVIEKLGLSDIVCATSKWCAICEFSDLHVFTLLGTCELEEHNLNFIAYQEGLGDLYFKGYGAYHIKKVEGEWLWINVVENKTLARLDVDAPFNMPMGRRVWHLESPVCNQREGPRTLVLTPCGPDSYSCDDATCIPHQNRCDQKYDCLDHSDEVACEIIGKPEDYKEDIPPLPGSDKVGTSLPITVNVTIESITIHTTQMTMQMSYKIQMIWFDNRVVYRNLKTNETFNKVNYTSMLSLWLPTLRFVGTEGHRHTTVDQEASLHVQRLRPPNRRDNTVPREVDLFSGEENSLILSRKYTTAFTCDFDLVLYPFDVQYCDMRFRMLSGSKDYLIFEEAASSATYHGSTLLLEYEVCGYTFPDVVDTSEDKDNQEQIKQPKLFYDNSKEFSEMLVEITLHRRAGYAILNIYTPSLILLMISYVTLFFRPHVLEARIMTTLTALLVLATLFAQASETLPKTSYGKMVDVWLLFCIVMSFIIIIFHTMIDQSLNKAEVFPPAAPTKVCPPLVNSLTPPDTTSLTVSSKSLILISRSSLIVIFAVFNIIYWSYIFG from the exons ATGGCGGTGTACAGAGGCAAGTTGGACCGGGCCTGGAGGATGGCCTCCCTGAGCCTCTGCTGCCGCTTCAAGCTCTTCTTCctacacaccagagccaccgtaCTCCAGCTCGGGGACACAGTCGACGACCGAGGATTCCAGTTCAGGGCCG AGTTATGGCTGGACCGCGTGAGGATTGTCTTGGCCCACCGCTGGCAGTTCCAACTTCTCCACACCAAGCTCAGGACCTTCAG gtggtACCAGCTGTGCCTCACCTACGACCACCTGGAGCACGCTTACAACACCTTCATGAACGGGGAGCTGGTCTACGAACTCACCTACAACGTGGAGGGTGAGATCTATGGCGACAACGCTCGGCTCGGCCAGGGGGACCTCCCTAGTGAGAGCTTCAGTGGCGCACTTTCCCAG GTAAATATGTGGGACTCTGTACTGAGCAGGAACGCCATAGCTAGCATGGCTGCGTGTAAGAGCGATCTTCAGGGTAACTACATCTCCTGGGAGGCCGGGTGGGAACTTCATAACGTCACAGAGTACGACGCCTCTGTGGAGTCCTTCTGCCAGCCCAGTACATACACGAATTACTTTGGGTTCCCTGAATTGCCACAGGCTCACGCCTTTTATATATGTGAGGCATTGGGCTCTCATCTGCCTCTGCCAACCACAATGAAAGAGGTGACCTTCTGGTACAACCTTTCGTACCAAGTGTGGCCTCATCAGGACAACTTGACCTTGTGCAGTGACTTCCTGTGGTCTTCCATCACTGATGCCAACCACGACGGGACTTGGGTCACTCACTACGATAACGCCCTCGCTCCTACCGTGGCCTGGAAAGTTGGCGAGCCCAACGGCTTGGTCTATGAGAATTGCGCCGTGATTGAAAAACTCGGCTTGTCGGATATTGTCTGTGCCACGAGCAAATGGTGCGCGATATGTGAATTTTCTGATCTGCATGTCTTCACCTTGTTAGGTACTTGTGAGCTAGAAGAACACAACCTCAACTTCATCGCCTACCAGGAAGGTCTGGGAGATCTTTATTTCAAGGGATATGGAGCGTACCACATAAAGAAGGTGGAGGGAGAATGGTTGTGGATCAACGTGGTAGAGAACAAGACTCTGGCCAGACTAGACGTCGACGCGCCCTTCAACATGCCCATGGGCCGTCGGGTCTGGCACCTCGAGTCACCAGTGTGTAACCAACGAGAAGGTCCGCGGACCCTGGTGCTCACGCCTTGCGGACCGGACAGTTACTCTTGTGATGACGCCACCTGCATCCCTCACCAGAATCGATGCGACCAAAAATACGACTGTCTGGACCACAGTGATGAGGTCGCCTGTGAGATCATTGGAAAGCCTGAGGATTACAAGGAAGATATACCTCCACTGCCGGGCAGTGATAAAGTGGGCACGAGTCTACCAATAACTGTCAACGTGACAATCGAGTCCATCACCATCCATACCACCCAAATGACCATGCAAATGTCATACAAGATTCAGATGATTTGGTTTGACAATCGTGTCGTTTATCGTAACCTGAAGACTAACGAGACCTTCAACAAGGTGAATTACACGAGCATGTTGAGCCTCTGGTTACCGACCTTGAGGTTCGTCGGTACAGAGGGACATCGACACACGACGGTAGACCAAGAAGCCTCACTACACGTCCAGCGACTTCGCCCTCCGAACCGAAGGGACAACACCGTCCCCCGCGAAG TGGACCTGTTCTCTGGTGAGGAGAACTCTCTGATCCTCTCCAGGAAGTACACCACCGCCTTCACCTGTGACTTCGACCTGGTGCTCTACCCTTTCGACGTCCAGTACTGCGACATGCGCTTCCGAATGCTTTCCGGCTCCAAGGACTACCTCATTTTCGAGGAGGCGGCATCCTCCGCCACCTACCATGGCAGTACCCTGCTGCTGGAGTACGAGGTCTGTGGATACACATTTCCAGATGTTGTAGACACTTCTGAAGATAAGGATAATcaagaa CAGATCAAGCAGCCAAAGCTTTTCTACGACAACAGTAAAGAGTTCAGTGAGATGCTGGTTGAGATCACACTCCACAGACGCGCCGGTTATGCCATCCTGAACATCTACACGCCCTCCTTGATCCTCCTAATGATCAGCTATGTCACTCTCTTCTTCCGTCCCCACGTCCTTGAGGCGCGCATCATGACCACCCTCACAGCCCTCCTGGTCTTGGCTACACTCTTCGCACAG GCCTCTGAGACGCTGCCCAAGACGTCGTACGGCAAGATGGTGGACGTGTGGCTCCTCTTCTGCATCGTCATGAGCTTCATTATAATCATCTTCCACACCATGATTGACCAAAGCCTCAACAAAGCCGAAGTGTTCCCTCCTGCAGCGCCGACGAAGGTGTGCCCGCCTCTCGTCAACAGCCTCACTCCACCCGACACCACCAGCCTAACCGTCTCCTCCAAGAGCCTCATCCTTATCTCTCGCTCTAGCCTCATCGTCATCTTTGCTGTCTTCAATATTATCTATTGGTCGTATATATTTGGGTAA